In a genomic window of Chryseobacterium sp. G0162:
- a CDS encoding type VI secretion system transmembrane protein TssO has translation MQGQITLSKKERHYQFFYLILMLVTAMIFLGVIFLKGFESPFSDEDVRGIQNLEQKSEFEQHQKIIIPIMDSTYTMITKLTDEAPQPFVENNIFVGVNDLNDYFKRHDNIVDIRKDAYPQIAKFYKMYFDDKKVISTTSEDIKRFEKQVEECRIGFKDKQDKIYKRQSELKARSQ, from the coding sequence ATGCAAGGACAAATTACACTATCTAAAAAGGAAAGGCATTATCAGTTTTTTTATTTAATACTGATGCTTGTAACTGCCATGATATTTTTGGGAGTTATCTTTTTAAAAGGATTTGAATCTCCGTTTTCTGATGAAGACGTAAGAGGAATTCAGAATCTTGAACAGAAGTCTGAATTTGAACAACACCAAAAAATTATTATCCCTATCATGGACAGTACATATACCATGATTACCAAACTTACCGATGAAGCGCCACAGCCTTTTGTGGAAAACAATATCTTTGTAGGAGTCAATGATCTGAATGACTATTTTAAACGTCATGATAATATTGTTGATATCCGAAAAGATGCTTATCCGCAGATTGCCAAATTCTATAAGATGTACTTTGATGATAAAAAAGTAATCTCAACCACTTCAGAAGATATTAAAAGATTTGAAAAACAAGTGGAAGAATGCAGAATAGGATTTAAGGATAAACAGGATAAGATTTATAAACGTCAGAGTGAGTTGAAGGCTCGTTCCCAATAA
- a CDS encoding OsmC family protein translates to MKNHHYKITTQWTGNKGTGTSGYRDYERSHTISADNKVVIEGSSDPAFRGDRTKHNPEEMFLSSLSSCHMLWYLHFCSEAGVIVTDYIDEATGIMEETANGSGHFTEVTLHPTITVSEESMIQKAKELHHKASEFCFIANSVNFPVKHIPTLLVK, encoded by the coding sequence ATGAAAAACCACCACTACAAAATCACCACTCAATGGACAGGAAACAAGGGAACCGGAACCAGCGGTTACAGAGACTATGAAAGAAGCCATACCATTTCAGCAGACAATAAAGTTGTTATTGAAGGCTCCTCTGATCCTGCATTCCGGGGAGATAGAACCAAGCATAATCCTGAAGAAATGTTTTTATCTTCACTTTCCTCCTGTCACATGCTATGGTATCTTCATTTTTGCTCCGAGGCGGGTGTTATTGTAACAGACTATATTGATGAAGCCACCGGAATTATGGAAGAAACCGCTAATGGCAGTGGGCATTTCACAGAAGTAACGCTCCATCCTACCATTACTGTTTCGGAGGAGTCTATGATACAAAAAGCAAAAGAGCTGCATCATAAAGCCAGTGAATTTTGCTTTATTGCCAACTCAGTTAATTTTCCTGTAAAACATATCCCTACTCTGTTAGTTAAATAA
- the tssO gene encoding type VI secretion system TssO encodes MSSNREKKLNKSDVRTGIWKFILSFVVLSMVSFSCLYLFFKSYDIQREGISREAEAYKELMRRSDMLKENVDDIYDKMTQLDMNKVENEAFLRTNIMDNVGNVKSIMGRDSITSFKHYTALMKQIGPMLTLKTKISGVEYKKKTVLRDLDECMGKVSRANNELRKDPTRNFTGGRRR; translated from the coding sequence ATGTCTTCGAACAGGGAAAAAAAATTGAACAAATCTGACGTCAGAACGGGCATTTGGAAGTTTATTCTTTCTTTTGTCGTTTTGTCTATGGTATCCTTTAGCTGTTTGTATCTCTTTTTTAAGAGCTATGATATACAGCGTGAGGGGATAAGTCGTGAAGCTGAAGCTTACAAAGAATTAATGCGTCGAAGTGATATGCTGAAAGAGAATGTAGATGATATTTATGATAAGATGACCCAGCTTGATATGAACAAGGTGGAAAATGAGGCCTTTCTAAGAACCAATATCATGGATAACGTAGGAAATGTCAAAAGTATTATGGGAAGAGACAGTATCACAAGCTTTAAACATTATACTGCATTGATGAAACAGATAGGACCTATGCTTACTTTGAAGACCAAGATTAGTGGTGTAGAATACAAAAAGAAAACAGTTCTCAGAGATCTGGATGAATGTATGGGCAAAGTGAGCAGAGCCAATAATGAACTTAGAAAAGATCCTACAAGAAATTTCACAGGAGGTAGAAGAAGATAA
- a CDS encoding PKD domain-containing protein has translation MNYFQKNKKNIIIGVIATLLIAALVALWLQKKVIHSADDIVGVVYPSTLSVGDTLLFEDKTQFAKTKRWNFGDGTTSDKNSGIHFYNKPGYYQVSLIVDNKYTKSFPVMVSARGIKQPKDSTKSKTTIEAQAQAMQNENVQFRAVSDAKDFAWKFGETGNTDAKEKMAIYAYKKPGDYVVTLYTEQSQEPIYHHIKIIPAYNSLEQEEVSVEDSYAKVDNDFKYHLQQIANGNSFNMHYNYLLKTYLCNNENTVVKVNDSKVNNFYMYCAGLQFDKNTVIQTVKVNLDDTQNCVTKVDINQSK, from the coding sequence ATGAATTATTTTCAAAAGAACAAAAAGAACATTATTATCGGTGTTATTGCAACATTGCTCATAGCAGCCCTGGTTGCTCTTTGGTTGCAGAAAAAAGTGATCCATTCTGCTGATGATATTGTTGGAGTAGTCTATCCATCTACATTGTCGGTAGGAGATACCCTTTTATTTGAAGATAAAACCCAGTTTGCAAAAACCAAAAGATGGAATTTTGGAGACGGAACAACTTCTGATAAAAACAGTGGAATTCACTTTTATAATAAGCCTGGATATTATCAGGTAAGTTTGATTGTTGACAACAAGTACACAAAATCATTCCCAGTAATGGTTTCTGCAAGAGGAATCAAACAACCGAAAGACAGTACGAAATCCAAAACAACTATTGAAGCTCAGGCTCAGGCAATGCAGAATGAGAATGTACAATTCCGTGCTGTATCTGATGCGAAAGATTTTGCATGGAAATTTGGAGAGACAGGAAATACAGATGCTAAAGAGAAAATGGCCATCTATGCTTATAAAAAGCCGGGAGATTATGTAGTTACTCTTTACACTGAGCAAAGCCAGGAACCTATCTACCATCATATCAAAATCATTCCTGCTTACAACTCTCTGGAACAAGAAGAAGTATCTGTAGAAGACTCTTACGCGAAAGTGGATAATGATTTCAAATATCATTTACAACAAATTGCTAATGGTAACAGTTTTAATATGCACTACAATTACCTGTTGAAAACTTATTTGTGTAACAATGAAAACACAGTAGTAAAAGTAAATGACAGTAAAGTAAACAACTTCTACATGTATTGTGCAGGTCTTCAGTTTGATAAGAATACTGTGATCCAGACCGTAAAGGTTAATTTAGATGATACACAGAACTGTGTAACGAAAGTAGATATAAACCAAAGCAAATAA
- the tssR gene encoding type VI secretion system protein TssR domain-containing protein, with protein MKNKFPLAAYYIGLSVLLTSCQVKLPSKKTPEPSQYGKVDNSTVVNGYPKKSVPWIVISDRSRNTAYLDKDDEKSYKEVKFLEPLMVLKHRDGMVKVAEYVPDALMKKVSSKSIKTYGWIHESDLLLWNHSLKSERTGYPVRVAVVPNNSEVIKSAERYYKNDSIMVFNSPSLIEAANVKIPNGQMVYVYKQAENNKRFLVGKKPSIDIDSIGKGLYGWVSSNVISTWGERSAIKLKNTTGINDTELGVREGYPGASGSDAENRTAILLTDVNKRKPLENIFPVTLALNEAPTPDSKTKYFTNILDYSKNYVFNVLGEPIYFDRYREITDRDKNINIVFALDISAGNAPYAPIVKSLLQDLQLRFEKPSYFNNVKYGVVLYKNNPCGNNTAVSNLSTDYSKITTFIDQKTNEMNCSSNNGYQPVGEALTAAGNLLSNVPDETNIVVTVGTSANQSGNMYSVIGSLTQAQARLIMFQTSARSSDTYNDFVLMAENVVTNTAKNIAELKKQKIINQSDVLTKNNFSLVEGDAGFFSLAYPKQSMSQGFVIFPKKGDIATPGFLKKSVDSLIAQVTLDNQNVDKSLNEYFHSSVGAGKTDVDLKYKYLYPGLTNPVSAGIAAQLINYGNPFLVKGYLPKELKEITPSIEKGILISESEYDNLKAFYSEVYRNTEPDKPGFSQSKAIKEYVRLLKKYNPTIKFLDKGDLYELPMSYAIGMSTGFDLSEEEILAKFKLKGWRKSKIVRNETVRTYFHNYKELAERMLNHRNNPAVKIQQNGQTFYWLNEFFTPTMIQTEAPEYTKH; from the coding sequence ATGAAAAATAAATTTCCTCTAGCAGCATATTACATAGGATTATCAGTATTATTAACGAGTTGTCAGGTTAAGCTTCCTTCAAAGAAGACTCCTGAACCTTCTCAATACGGAAAGGTAGATAATTCAACAGTTGTCAACGGTTATCCTAAAAAATCCGTTCCATGGATCGTTATTTCAGACAGATCAAGAAATACGGCTTATTTGGATAAAGATGACGAAAAATCGTATAAAGAAGTAAAGTTTTTGGAACCTTTAATGGTTCTGAAGCATAGAGACGGAATGGTAAAGGTAGCGGAATATGTTCCGGATGCCTTAATGAAAAAAGTCTCATCAAAATCTATTAAAACCTATGGTTGGATTCATGAATCTGACCTGCTTTTATGGAATCATTCCCTGAAAAGCGAAAGAACAGGATACCCTGTAAGAGTAGCAGTAGTACCTAATAACAGTGAAGTAATTAAAAGCGCTGAAAGATACTACAAGAATGACTCTATCATGGTGTTCAATTCACCAAGTCTTATTGAAGCAGCCAATGTAAAGATCCCTAACGGGCAGATGGTATATGTTTACAAGCAGGCTGAAAATAACAAAAGATTCCTGGTAGGTAAAAAACCATCTATTGATATCGATAGTATCGGAAAAGGCCTGTACGGATGGGTGAGCTCCAACGTAATTTCTACATGGGGTGAGCGTTCAGCCATCAAACTTAAAAATACAACAGGAATTAATGATACCGAACTCGGAGTACGAGAAGGTTACCCAGGTGCATCAGGTTCAGATGCAGAAAACAGGACTGCTATTCTTCTGACAGATGTCAATAAGAGAAAACCTTTAGAAAACATTTTCCCGGTAACCCTGGCTTTAAATGAAGCTCCAACTCCGGATTCCAAAACCAAGTATTTTACCAATATTCTTGATTACAGTAAAAACTATGTCTTTAATGTTTTGGGAGAACCTATCTATTTCGACCGATATAGAGAAATTACAGACCGAGATAAAAACATCAATATCGTTTTTGCTTTGGATATAAGTGCAGGAAATGCACCTTATGCACCTATTGTAAAATCATTGTTACAGGATCTTCAGCTAAGATTTGAGAAACCTTCGTATTTCAATAATGTAAAATATGGAGTGGTTTTATATAAAAATAATCCTTGTGGTAACAATACCGCAGTTTCCAACCTAAGCACAGATTACAGTAAAATCACAACATTTATCGATCAGAAAACGAACGAAATGAACTGTAGCAGCAACAATGGCTACCAGCCGGTAGGAGAAGCTCTTACGGCAGCCGGAAACCTTCTTTCGAATGTTCCTGATGAAACCAATATTGTTGTAACTGTAGGTACCTCTGCTAATCAAAGTGGAAATATGTACAGTGTAATAGGTTCGCTTACCCAGGCTCAGGCAAGATTGATTATGTTCCAGACCAGTGCAAGGTCTTCAGATACGTATAATGACTTTGTATTAATGGCTGAAAATGTGGTAACCAATACCGCTAAAAATATTGCAGAACTTAAAAAGCAAAAGATCATTAACCAATCTGATGTTCTTACCAAAAATAACTTCAGTCTGGTAGAAGGAGATGCAGGATTTTTCTCGTTAGCGTATCCTAAGCAGAGTATGTCTCAGGGATTTGTAATCTTCCCTAAAAAAGGAGATATAGCTACTCCGGGATTCCTGAAAAAATCAGTAGACAGTCTTATTGCTCAGGTTACTTTAGATAATCAGAATGTTGATAAGTCATTAAATGAATATTTCCATTCCTCTGTAGGAGCTGGGAAAACAGATGTGGATCTGAAGTACAAATATCTATATCCAGGACTTACGAACCCTGTTTCTGCTGGAATTGCAGCGCAGCTGATTAACTACGGAAATCCTTTCCTTGTAAAAGGATATTTGCCAAAAGAACTGAAAGAAATTACTCCAAGTATAGAAAAAGGAATCCTTATTTCTGAATCGGAATATGATAATCTTAAAGCTTTTTATTCTGAAGTATATAGAAATACAGAGCCTGATAAACCAGGTTTCAGCCAGTCAAAAGCCATTAAGGAATATGTAAGACTGTTGAAGAAATACAATCCAACAATCAAGTTCTTAGATAAAGGAGACCTTTATGAATTGCCAATGTCTTATGCTATTGGAATGAGTACAGGATTTGACCTTTCTGAAGAAGAGATATTGGCTAAGTTCAAGCTTAAAGGCTGGAGAAAATCAAAAATAGTTCGTAATGAAACGGTAAGAACCTATTTCCATAACTATAAAGAGTTGGCAGAAAGAATGCTGAATCACAGAAACAATCCGGCGGTGAAGATCCAGCAAAACGGACAAACATTCTATTGGCTTAATGAGTTCTTTACTCCTACCATGATCCAAACAGAAGCTCCGGAATATACTAAACATTAA
- the tssD gene encoding type VI secretion system tube protein TssD, whose protein sequence is MAERNSRGILKFNNGEGQKLLKMNYSVSRSTDVSGRVASDPSNALIKVTVEATEKSDILESLLNGKYKPTVGEITFNKSHEEGTLITLNWQNGYVIQHQVEFDAVDSNSMFISFVISAETISYGNSEYAGLWPTS, encoded by the coding sequence ATGGCAGAAAGAAATTCGAGAGGAATCTTAAAATTTAACAACGGAGAAGGTCAGAAATTATTAAAAATGAACTACAGCGTATCAAGATCAACTGACGTATCAGGACGTGTAGCATCTGACCCTTCTAACGCACTTATCAAAGTTACAGTAGAAGCTACTGAAAAATCAGATATCTTAGAAAGTTTATTGAACGGAAAATATAAGCCAACTGTAGGAGAAATTACTTTCAATAAATCTCACGAAGAAGGAACATTAATCACTTTGAACTGGCAGAATGGTTATGTGATCCAGCATCAGGTAGAATTTGATGCTGTAGACAGCAACAGTATGTTCATTAGCTTCGTAATCAGTGCTGAAACCATCAGCTATGGTAATTCTGAGTATGCTGGACTTTGGCCAACAAGCTAA
- a CDS encoding HU family DNA-binding protein, giving the protein MTKAELVNTISNKLGTEKNETQKVVEAFMQEIRTSMYNGDNVYLRGFGSFIIKTRAAKTGRNISKNTAIEIPAHNIPAFKPSKSFVEKVKTKVAVK; this is encoded by the coding sequence ATGACAAAGGCAGAATTGGTAAACACCATCTCAAATAAGTTGGGAACAGAAAAGAATGAAACACAGAAAGTTGTAGAAGCTTTTATGCAGGAGATCAGAACTTCTATGTATAATGGGGATAACGTTTATCTGAGAGGTTTTGGATCTTTTATCATTAAAACAAGAGCTGCTAAAACAGGAAGAAATATTTCTAAAAACACTGCGATTGAGATTCCTGCTCATAACATTCCTGCTTTCAAACCTTCAAAATCTTTTGTTGAGAAAGTAAAAACGAAAGTTGCAGTAAAATAA
- a CDS encoding response regulator transcription factor, whose protein sequence is MSKILSNTVRFSIADSDFYFKKIMIKTLMENPFYMLLNDCKNGHELVNRIYRRQEDVFIIELFMPVLSGIEAIKYIRKNNAETPIITYSGTYQEDMAEILSRIPNIYYCQKNSTIIKDIIKGSIASDEFDYESYSKEWEQQPLAVQEYMDRQKKGQEELSPAEIQLMRFCYEGFSNKEIAEKLNLSTRTIDTYINRLTEKLGLKTKLHLIRFCVENGYYNSSM, encoded by the coding sequence ATGAGTAAAATATTATCTAATACCGTGCGTTTTTCTATAGCAGACAGTGATTTTTATTTTAAAAAAATAATGATCAAAACTCTGATGGAAAATCCTTTCTATATGCTGTTGAACGACTGTAAAAATGGCCATGAGCTGGTGAACAGAATTTACAGAAGACAGGAAGATGTATTTATCATAGAGCTGTTTATGCCGGTATTAAGCGGAATTGAGGCCATTAAATACATAAGGAAAAACAACGCAGAAACACCTATTATCACTTATTCTGGTACTTATCAGGAGGATATGGCTGAAATTCTGTCGAGAATACCCAATATATATTATTGCCAGAAGAACAGTACCATTATTAAAGACATCATTAAGGGAAGTATTGCTTCTGATGAGTTTGATTACGAGAGCTATTCGAAGGAATGGGAACAGCAGCCGCTTGCCGTACAGGAATATATGGACAGGCAGAAGAAAGGGCAGGAAGAGCTTTCTCCAGCTGAAATACAGCTTATGAGATTTTGTTATGAAGGTTTCAGTAATAAGGAAATTGCAGAAAAGCTGAATCTGAGTACAAGAACGATTGATACCTATATCAACCGTCTTACGGAGAAATTAGGATTAAAGACTAAACTTCATCTGATTCGTTTCTGTGTAGAAAATGGATACTACAATTCCAGTATGTAG
- a CDS encoding ribonuclease E/G: MKKELIVSHEDDLTKIALLEDGRLCELHEQEDKSDFIVGDLFIGRVKKLAPNLNAAFVNIGYDKDAFLHYQDLGPQYLTYRKFLKDTISKKQNTSSLKNFEIQPEIDKNGTVDKVIAKDDLVLLQITKEPISTKGPRISTQVSLTGRFLVLIPFDNKVSISKKIKSFEEKERLRTLIDSIKPEGFGVIIRTVAEGKKVADLHNDMNQLIQKWESTFKNIQRNKVPSKVLSEEDKASAILRDNFNQDFVNIICDDEQMVNEMTNYVEVIAPEKKNIVQFYDSHIPLLEYYNVEKQLKQSFGKHVNIPSSKGAYLVIEHTEALHVVDVNSGNNITTGTAVNKEHALKVNKMAATEIARQLRLRDMGGIIVIDFIDMPNSEHRRELYEHLKEEMKRDKARHKILPPSKFGLIQITRQRNRPEKQIETKEENPNKDGEIVAPIVIVERMGETLRNILQKEKGKVYLHVHPFVEAYLTKGFLKSIQMKWFMKYKKWVTIVPRDSFKYLEYRIYNSKKEELIEFSN; encoded by the coding sequence ATGAAGAAAGAACTAATAGTTTCGCATGAAGATGATCTTACAAAGATTGCACTGCTGGAAGACGGAAGACTATGTGAACTTCATGAGCAAGAGGACAAAAGCGATTTTATAGTTGGAGATCTGTTTATAGGAAGAGTAAAAAAGCTGGCCCCCAACCTTAATGCAGCATTCGTAAATATAGGATATGACAAGGATGCATTCCTGCATTATCAGGATCTGGGACCACAATACCTTACATACAGAAAGTTTTTAAAAGATACAATCTCTAAAAAACAAAACACTTCAAGCTTAAAAAATTTCGAGATACAGCCCGAAATAGATAAAAATGGAACGGTAGACAAAGTCATTGCAAAAGACGATCTGGTTCTTTTGCAAATTACCAAGGAGCCTATTTCTACAAAAGGCCCCAGAATTTCTACCCAAGTTTCACTGACAGGACGTTTTTTGGTTTTAATTCCATTCGACAATAAGGTTTCCATTTCCAAAAAGATCAAGAGTTTTGAGGAAAAGGAAAGATTAAGAACTCTGATCGACAGCATTAAGCCTGAAGGTTTTGGAGTAATTATCAGAACTGTAGCCGAAGGAAAAAAGGTTGCCGACCTTCATAATGATATGAATCAGCTGATTCAGAAATGGGAAAGCACCTTTAAAAATATCCAGAGAAATAAAGTTCCGTCTAAAGTTTTAAGTGAAGAAGACAAAGCTTCAGCTATTTTAAGAGACAATTTTAATCAGGATTTCGTGAATATCATCTGTGATGACGAGCAAATGGTAAACGAAATGACGAATTACGTTGAAGTAATTGCACCTGAAAAGAAAAATATTGTCCAGTTTTATGATTCTCATATTCCACTTCTGGAATATTACAATGTTGAAAAACAGCTTAAACAGAGCTTCGGAAAACATGTAAACATCCCAAGCTCCAAAGGCGCTTATCTTGTTATTGAACACACCGAAGCCCTTCACGTCGTAGACGTTAACTCCGGAAATAATATTACTACCGGAACTGCTGTCAATAAAGAACACGCTCTTAAAGTAAACAAAATGGCAGCCACTGAGATTGCCAGACAGCTTCGCCTCCGCGATATGGGAGGTATCATTGTGATCGATTTTATCGACATGCCTAACTCAGAGCACAGAAGAGAGCTCTACGAACACCTTAAAGAGGAAATGAAGCGCGACAAAGCTCGCCACAAAATCCTTCCTCCAAGTAAATTCGGTCTGATCCAGATTACCAGACAAAGAAACCGTCCGGAAAAACAGATCGAAACCAAAGAAGAAAACCCGAACAAAGACGGAGAAATTGTAGCTCCAATTGTAATCGTGGAAAGAATGGGTGAAACCCTAAGAAATATCCTGCAGAAAGAAAAAGGAAAAGTCTACCTGCACGTACACCCGTTTGTGGAAGCCTACTTAACAAAAGGCTTTCTTAAAAGTATCCAAATGAAATGGTTCATGAAGTATAAAAAATGGGTAACCATTGTACCAAGGGATTCTTTTAAATATTTAGAATACAGAATTTACAATTCCAAAAAAGAAGAATTGATAGAATTCTCTAATTAA
- a CDS encoding type VI secretion system Vgr family protein, with protein MKTETKTKGSSFRPSQNADGISENHHAGINRLVKLSLVVEGKIIKYYKHFTLKQKASHHHEFSLTLAHDALGDRQSHTLEEANKFLGKRLTAIISYKDIDNSPERNFVGLITKVGFSQEKMSLGNIVLSGYSPTILLDGAPHIQSFGGGQPVNMGIIAEEVIKQGIDKGRFDIRVDSNDYSQIIYSSQYNETHYNYLARMAEAYGEQFYYDGEVLHFGKLPPQNKPIKLTYGSNADDIRVELKAVHTKPQYYGYNSSKNEKLTSGDTPVNHLGDLAKTAYSHNDKIYKTPALQVAPIKASTHLDVENSQRSTAGSEAVSVFSVSGSTTVPFLHPGCVADIHMRKPDSNETSYFTKVMVTEVVHEIDTIGHYKGSFESIAADTGFLPKPEFNVPIAQPQIATVIANADPEGQGRVQVRFDWQMNDTTHFVRVMTPDAGGTDKITQNRGYVAIPEVGDQVMVNFVHSHPDRPFVMGGMFHGGIGLGGGADNRVKSIQTRSGHRIVFTEDESIIITDKSGNEIHLDTTGSNINITAPETMTLNCKNMNINVGENMTTTVGMNKSNSIGLNHTENVGAMKLTSVVGDASMFITGKLTEMIDGDVLSETKKERHEVSEKDMNIQSGKFVNKHAQAEVQNNSGEKSKAH; from the coding sequence ATGAAAACCGAAACAAAGACAAAGGGTTCTTCTTTCCGTCCTTCACAGAATGCTGATGGGATATCAGAAAACCATCATGCAGGGATCAACCGGTTGGTAAAACTTTCACTGGTTGTGGAGGGGAAAATTATTAAGTATTACAAACACTTCACGCTTAAGCAAAAAGCGAGTCACCATCACGAATTCAGCCTTACCCTTGCCCATGATGCATTGGGAGACAGGCAAAGCCATACCCTTGAGGAGGCAAATAAGTTTTTGGGAAAACGTCTTACTGCTATTATTTCCTATAAAGATATTGATAATAGTCCTGAAAGAAATTTCGTAGGATTAATTACCAAAGTAGGATTCAGTCAGGAAAAGATGAGTCTTGGAAATATTGTACTTTCAGGATACAGCCCAACGATCCTATTGGATGGTGCTCCCCATATTCAAAGTTTTGGAGGCGGACAGCCTGTTAATATGGGAATCATTGCTGAAGAAGTAATTAAACAGGGAATTGATAAAGGACGTTTTGATATCAGAGTAGATAGCAATGACTATTCTCAGATTATTTACAGCAGCCAATACAACGAGACTCATTATAACTACCTTGCAAGAATGGCAGAAGCCTATGGAGAACAATTCTACTATGACGGAGAAGTTCTTCACTTTGGAAAACTTCCACCACAGAATAAGCCTATAAAACTAACTTATGGCAGCAATGCTGATGACATAAGGGTAGAATTAAAAGCTGTTCATACAAAACCACAATATTACGGCTATAACAGCAGTAAAAATGAGAAATTAACATCGGGTGACACTCCGGTTAATCATTTGGGAGATCTTGCAAAAACAGCATATAGTCATAACGATAAAATCTATAAAACACCGGCACTTCAAGTGGCCCCAATTAAGGCATCCACTCACTTAGATGTAGAAAATTCTCAGAGGAGTACTGCAGGAAGTGAAGCGGTGAGTGTATTTTCAGTTTCCGGCTCTACTACAGTACCATTCCTTCATCCGGGATGTGTGGCAGATATTCACATGAGAAAGCCGGATAGTAACGAGACTTCTTATTTTACCAAAGTTATGGTTACAGAAGTTGTTCATGAAATTGATACTATTGGACATTATAAAGGGTCCTTTGAATCAATTGCAGCAGATACAGGATTTTTACCAAAACCTGAATTTAATGTTCCTATTGCACAACCTCAGATCGCAACGGTAATTGCTAATGCAGATCCGGAAGGACAGGGAAGAGTACAGGTAAGATTCGACTGGCAGATGAATGATACCACTCATTTTGTGAGAGTAATGACCCCTGATGCAGGAGGAACTGACAAGATTACTCAAAACCGCGGGTATGTCGCGATTCCTGAAGTAGGAGACCAGGTAATGGTCAACTTTGTACATAGCCATCCGGACCGTCCATTTGTAATGGGAGGAATGTTCCATGGAGGAATTGGTCTTGGAGGAGGTGCAGACAACCGTGTCAAATCTATCCAGACAAGAAGTGGGCACAGAATTGTTTTTACTGAAGATGAAAGCATCATTATCACAGATAAAAGTGGCAACGAAATCCACCTGGATACTACAGGAAGCAATATCAATATCACTGCACCGGAGACCATGACCCTGAACTGTAAGAATATGAACATCAATGTAGGTGAAAATATGACGACAACGGTGGGAATGAATAAATCTAACAGTATTGGATTGAACCATACTGAAAACGTAGGAGCCATGAAGCTTACTTCCGTCGTTGGTGATGCAAGTATGTTTATTACCGGAAAATTAACTGAAATGATCGATGGAGATGTGCTGAGCGAAACCAAAAAAGAGCGACATGAGGTGAGTGAAAAAGATATGAATATCCAATCCGGAAAATTTGTTAATAAACACGCTCAGGCAGAAGTACAGAACAATAGCGGAGAGAAATCAAAAGCACATTAA